In one Arachis duranensis cultivar V14167 chromosome 9, aradu.V14167.gnm2.J7QH, whole genome shotgun sequence genomic region, the following are encoded:
- the LOC107466289 gene encoding protein FAR1-RELATED SEQUENCE 5-like, which yields MEFSDPKQLARLYEEYNYVRGFGIRQGKKIRNKKGEFVQFIYLCSREGFRDNKWLQMHHLKREHKVVTRCRCPAEMRIKPRDSTEKWYVSRFVDNHNHDLPPTKFVDEYLPSHLKISDVDIAHMDSMRQIGISIPKIYKSIAA from the coding sequence ATGGAGTTTAGCGATCCTAAGCAGCTAGCACGTTTGTACGAGGAGTACAACTATGTGAGAGGTTTTGGCATCCGACaagggaagaaaataagaaacaaaaaaggtGAATTTGTGCAATTCATTTATCTGTGCAGCCGCGAAGGCTTTAGAGATAATAAATGGCTTCAGATGCATCATCTTAAAAGGGAGCATAAGGTTGTTACTAGGTGCAGGTGTCCAGCTGAGATGCGGATAAAACCAAGAGATAGCACCGAAAAATGGTATGTGTCACGTTTTGTGGACAATCACAACCATGATCTTCCACCTACCAAGTTTGTTGATGAGTACTTGCCTTCACACCTTAAAATTTCAGATGTTGACATAGCCCATATGGATAGCATGAGACAAATTGGGATatcaattccaaaaatatataagtcGATAGCTGCATAG